One genomic region from Nostoc sphaeroides encodes:
- the menA gene encoding 2-carboxy-1,4-naphthoquinone phytyltransferase, with amino-acid sequence MTTKQILYPNTKLWMAAIKPPMYSVAIMPIWVGTAVAFAETKIFNGAVFSTFIAAAILILAWENISNDVFDSETGIDQNKHHSLVNLTDNKPLIFWIGNLCLGLGLLGILAIAFWQQDLTVIGIILLCCALGYMYQGPPFRLGYQGLGEILCFFAFGPLAVEAAYYSQTQTWSMTSLAVSVIVGIATTLILFCSHFHQVKDDIAAGKRSPIVRLGTAKGAQLLVWFTASIYPLTLLFVLLGISPAWTLLSWVSLPFAVKLCRHVQENHNQPDKVSNCKFIAVAVHFWACLLFGLGFMI; translated from the coding sequence ATGACAACTAAGCAGATTTTATATCCCAACACTAAGTTATGGATGGCAGCGATTAAACCGCCAATGTACAGTGTTGCCATTATGCCCATTTGGGTAGGAACAGCAGTAGCATTCGCCGAAACTAAAATTTTTAATGGTGCAGTATTTTCTACTTTTATAGCTGCGGCAATCTTAATTCTTGCCTGGGAAAATATCAGTAATGATGTCTTTGATTCCGAAACAGGTATTGATCAAAACAAGCACCATTCTCTGGTTAACTTAACAGACAATAAGCCATTAATATTTTGGATAGGAAATTTGTGTTTAGGTTTGGGGTTGCTGGGCATATTAGCGATCGCCTTTTGGCAACAAGACCTAACTGTTATCGGCATAATTTTACTATGCTGTGCTTTAGGCTATATGTACCAAGGGCCTCCCTTTCGCTTAGGATATCAGGGTTTAGGCGAGATTCTTTGCTTTTTTGCCTTTGGCCCCTTAGCAGTGGAGGCAGCATACTACAGCCAAACCCAAACTTGGTCAATGACAAGTTTAGCAGTCTCAGTCATCGTCGGGATTGCTACAACCTTAATTTTATTTTGCTCACACTTTCACCAAGTTAAGGATGACATAGCCGCAGGCAAGCGATCGCCTATCGTCCGTCTAGGAACAGCGAAAGGGGCCCAACTCCTAGTTTGGTTTACTGCTAGCATTTATCCCCTCACCTTGCTGTTTGTGCTATTGGGAATTTCCCCAGCTTGGACGTTATTGAGTTGGGTAAGTTTACCGTTTGCTGTGAAATTATGCCGCCACGTCCAAGAAAATCACAACCAGCCAGACAAAGTTAGTAACTGTAAATTCATCGCCGTAGCCGTGCATTTCTGGGCTTGCTTGCTGTTTGGACTAGGATTTATGATTTAA
- a CDS encoding isochorismate synthase — protein MTVSPCRNNLFVHKDLYQFLVAVQEKCVKSNCRQIVSISQEIDLVDPLLVLDKLTQANEINFYFEDKGKGEAIAAIDSVAKLQIDGADRFTQAEYFIKSRLKNIINFGNANQPFSGPHFFCYFSFFDKNAQVDYPFPSATIFLPRWQVAVKNQRCILVTNIIINESANIQRLLDNLQNKIEFIQSLEYYSTNIDCFPANFYKKSVTNATGFKRSVVSVLEKIRSSHLSKIVLADILDVKSSNHFNLVQSLNNLRQIHPNCYIFSTSNGKGQNFIGASPERLISINNQQLITDALAGSAPRGKTPAEDAANANRLLNSAKEKHEHSLVLDFITQRLSQLGLLPQILAPRLRQLSNIQHLWTPISATVPANIHPLKIVAQLHPTPAVAGAARDVACAEIRRYENFERGLYAAPLGWIDSQGNCEFIVGIRSALIDGDRARLYAGAGIVAGSDPDKEFAEVQLKLQALLKALV, from the coding sequence ATGACAGTTTCACCATGTCGTAACAACCTCTTTGTACACAAAGATTTATATCAATTTTTGGTAGCAGTGCAAGAAAAGTGCGTCAAAAGTAATTGCAGGCAAATTGTCAGTATCTCTCAGGAGATCGATTTAGTTGACCCTTTACTTGTATTAGATAAACTTACACAAGCAAATGAAATAAATTTTTACTTTGAGGATAAAGGGAAAGGAGAAGCGATCGCGGCAATTGATTCTGTAGCAAAATTACAGATTGATGGTGCAGATCGTTTTACTCAAGCTGAATATTTTATCAAATCTCGTCTAAAAAATATAATTAATTTTGGTAACGCTAATCAACCTTTTTCTGGGCCTCACTTTTTTTGTTATTTCAGCTTCTTTGATAAAAATGCCCAAGTAGATTATCCGTTTCCCTCTGCTACCATCTTTCTTCCCCGTTGGCAAGTAGCTGTTAAAAATCAGCGTTGCATATTAGTAACAAATATAATTATCAATGAAAGTGCAAATATTCAAAGGTTATTGGATAATCTGCAAAATAAAATTGAATTTATCCAATCTTTAGAATATTACTCTACTAATATTGATTGTTTTCCAGCAAACTTCTACAAAAAATCTGTCACAAATGCTACTGGGTTTAAACGTTCAGTAGTATCTGTTTTGGAAAAAATTAGGTCTAGTCATTTAAGCAAGATTGTCTTAGCAGATATATTGGATGTAAAATCAAGCAACCATTTTAACTTAGTTCAATCCTTAAATAATCTTAGGCAGATACATCCTAATTGTTATATTTTTTCTACAAGTAATGGCAAAGGACAAAACTTTATTGGTGCAAGTCCAGAAAGATTAATTAGTATTAATAATCAACAGTTAATCACTGATGCTTTAGCTGGTTCTGCACCACGAGGTAAAACCCCTGCTGAAGATGCAGCTAATGCCAATCGCTTGCTTAATAGTGCAAAAGAAAAACACGAACATTCACTGGTGCTTGATTTCATTACACAACGCCTATCCCAGCTAGGTTTATTACCCCAAATATTAGCACCACGGCTGCGACAATTATCGAATATTCAGCATTTATGGACACCAATAAGTGCTACAGTTCCAGCTAACATACACCCATTAAAGATTGTCGCCCAATTGCATCCGACACCAGCCGTTGCTGGTGCAGCACGAGATGTAGCCTGTGCGGAAATTCGGCGTTATGAAAACTTTGAAAGAGGTTTGTATGCTGCGCCTCTAGGTTGGATAGATTCTCAAGGGAACTGCGAGTTTATTGTGGGAATTCGTTCAGCATTAATTGATGGCGATCGCGCGAGATTGTATGCTGGTGCTGGTATCGTCGCTGGTTCTGATCCTGACAAAGAATTTGCAGAGGTGCAGCTTAAACTTCAGGCGTTACTCAAAGCATTAGTTTAA
- a CDS encoding glutamate-5-semialdehyde dehydrogenase, producing the protein MTIFNIASPLIAIAGQTRQAASKLAILSTEAKNQALVAIAQALESARDEILQANVADCKAADAEGIPKPLYKRLQLDEHKLRDAIAGVRDVGKLDDPIGKVQIHRELDTGLILKRITCPLGVLGIIFEARPEAAIQIVSLAIKSGNGVILKCGKEAVRSCEAIVKAIKEGLSETAVNPDAVHLLTTREETLELLKLDKYVDLIIPRGSNSFVRFVQENTRIPVLGHADGICHLYIDKAADISKAVPITVDAKAQYPAVCNAIETLLVHQSIAKEFLPKVAEALQERHVELRGDKRTLELLPNIVAATEIDWETEYSDFILSIKIVDSIEGAIAHINEYGSRHTDAIITEDSASVETFFGLVNSANIFHNCSTRFADGFRYGFGAEVGISTQQMPPRGPVGLEGLVTYKYQMTGDGHIVATYTGANAKAFTHQDLV; encoded by the coding sequence ATGACTATTTTTAACATTGCTTCTCCCCTAATTGCGATCGCAGGGCAAACCCGCCAAGCTGCAAGTAAACTAGCGATTCTCTCCACTGAGGCAAAAAATCAGGCTCTTGTTGCGATCGCTCAAGCTTTAGAATCAGCTAGAGATGAAATTTTACAAGCAAATGTTGCTGATTGTAAAGCTGCTGATGCTGAAGGAATACCCAAACCGCTTTATAAACGCTTGCAGTTGGATGAACATAAATTAAGAGATGCGATCGCAGGGGTACGAGATGTTGGTAAGCTAGATGATCCTATCGGTAAAGTACAGATTCACCGCGAACTTGACACTGGTTTAATTCTCAAGCGAATTACTTGTCCTTTAGGTGTTTTAGGAATTATTTTTGAAGCCCGTCCAGAGGCGGCGATTCAAATTGTTTCCTTGGCGATTAAATCGGGTAATGGTGTGATTCTTAAATGTGGAAAGGAAGCGGTGCGTTCTTGTGAAGCGATAGTTAAGGCAATTAAAGAAGGATTATCTGAAACTGCTGTTAACCCTGATGCGGTACACTTACTCACAACTAGAGAAGAAACTTTAGAACTTTTGAAGTTAGATAAATATGTAGATTTAATTATTCCTAGAGGTTCTAATTCCTTTGTGCGCTTTGTGCAAGAAAATACGCGAATTCCGGTATTAGGCCACGCCGATGGTATTTGTCATCTTTATATAGATAAAGCGGCAGATATTTCTAAAGCAGTTCCGATTACAGTAGATGCAAAAGCGCAATATCCTGCTGTTTGTAATGCAATTGAAACTTTGCTAGTTCACCAGTCAATTGCTAAAGAATTTTTACCCAAAGTTGCTGAGGCTTTGCAAGAACGTCATGTAGAATTAAGAGGCGATAAACGCACCTTGGAACTTTTGCCTAATATCGTAGCTGCAACAGAAATAGATTGGGAAACAGAATACAGCGATTTTATTTTGTCTATTAAAATTGTAGACTCTATAGAAGGTGCGATCGCGCATATTAACGAATATGGTTCTCGTCATACTGACGCGATTATCACTGAAGATTCAGCATCTGTGGAAACTTTCTTTGGCTTGGTAAATTCAGCTAATATATTCCATAATTGTTCTACCAGATTTGCTGATGGTTTCCGCTATGGTTTTGGTGCAGAAGTAGGAATTAGTACACAACAAATGCCTCCTCGCGGCCCCGTTGGTTTAGAAGGATTAGTTACATACAAATATCAAATGACTGGCGATGGTCATATTGTAGCTACTTACACTGGGGCGAATGCTAAGGCTTTTACTCATCAGGATTTAGTGTAA
- a CDS encoding zinc metalloprotease HtpX: protein MSLQSGLEALQQKRYQEAIELLEQFCRDCVESDSSDYLSAQMWLMKAYQGTGEIEKAKILCQKLMMSQDPQTRSWAEQASQSLRQTPSNASQKAGRAVATGMKLTMGGVGGSLALASGVTMTLLFGMVFALGLSLVFILGSNDPQQGLAIAIGITLVFNIAAFFLSPFLMDLTQSWLYQTRWVELAEVEALSPETAKVIRQVCEQKKLKAPRLGIINDQNPTAFTYGSLPNSARLVVSQGLFTYLDDDEIATVYAHELGHIVHWDFAVMTVASTLVQICYLIYSTARRFGRGGDSKIKDAMQTAGLVAYVFYVIGTYLLLYLSRTREYFADHFAAESTGNPNGLSRALVKIAYGILEEGSRTQEPSRLIEGTRALGIYDHKAAASTGTAYRISSDPQKVGRVFLWDMFNPWGWWMELNSTHPLTGKRVRALSTYAEQLGLSTEFDMGRVIGEGKTLSKSRLYGNFFLDVVLYGAETIGFFVGLVMGVILWSSSPNTGLAFGAPFIGLGMGILVKALVMFPDYKQAAETDILTLMSDPYASPLRGQPAKLKGQLIGRGDAGYKFGSDLKIQDRSGMLYLHYASRFGPIGNFLFGMKRVKSLIGEQVGAVGWFRRGVAPWMDLIQLQSENGTIVNSYHRFWSFILGGGSIILGMVLIMFLSS, encoded by the coding sequence ATGTCATTGCAATCTGGATTAGAAGCTTTACAACAAAAACGTTATCAAGAAGCGATTGAATTACTCGAACAATTCTGCCGCGATTGCGTTGAAAGTGATTCCTCAGATTATCTTTCAGCACAGATGTGGCTGATGAAAGCCTATCAAGGCACAGGCGAAATTGAAAAAGCCAAGATACTGTGTCAAAAGTTAATGATGAGTCAAGACCCACAAACTCGTAGTTGGGCAGAACAAGCTAGTCAATCTTTGCGCCAAACGCCATCTAACGCCAGCCAAAAAGCTGGTCGCGCCGTTGCTACTGGGATGAAATTAACGATGGGGGGTGTGGGTGGTAGTTTGGCGTTAGCTTCTGGTGTCACTATGACCTTGCTATTTGGCATGGTCTTCGCTTTAGGTTTGAGTTTAGTATTTATTTTGGGTAGCAACGATCCCCAGCAAGGACTAGCGATCGCTATTGGTATTACCCTAGTTTTTAATATCGCCGCTTTTTTTCTGTCTCCATTTCTCATGGACTTAACCCAAAGCTGGCTTTACCAAACTCGCTGGGTAGAGTTAGCAGAAGTTGAAGCCCTCAGCCCAGAGACGGCTAAAGTTATTCGCCAAGTCTGTGAACAGAAAAAGCTGAAAGCGCCCCGTTTGGGAATCATTAACGACCAAAACCCCACGGCTTTTACTTATGGTTCATTACCCAACAGCGCCCGTTTAGTAGTCAGTCAGGGACTTTTTACTTATCTGGATGACGATGAAATTGCTACCGTCTACGCCCATGAATTGGGGCACATCGTCCACTGGGACTTTGCAGTGATGACAGTAGCTTCTACCTTAGTGCAAATTTGCTACCTGATTTACAGCACAGCTAGAAGATTTGGGCGTGGTGGCGATAGCAAAATTAAAGATGCGATGCAAACTGCGGGTCTAGTTGCCTACGTGTTTTATGTCATTGGTACTTATCTACTGCTGTACCTCTCTCGCACACGAGAATACTTTGCTGACCACTTTGCAGCCGAAAGTACAGGTAATCCCAATGGATTATCCCGCGCTTTGGTGAAGATTGCCTACGGAATATTAGAAGAAGGTTCACGGACACAAGAACCCAGCCGTTTAATTGAAGGGACTCGCGCCTTGGGTATTTATGACCATAAAGCCGCCGCTTCCACAGGAACCGCCTACCGCATTTCATCCGATCCTCAAAAAGTTGGTCGCGTCTTTTTGTGGGATATGTTTAACCCTTGGGGCTGGTGGATGGAATTAAATTCCACTCATCCATTGACAGGTAAACGAGTTCGTGCATTAAGCACTTATGCCGAACAATTGGGTTTATCAACTGAGTTTGATATGGGGCGAGTTATTGGAGAAGGCAAAACTCTGAGTAAGAGTAGGCTTTACGGTAACTTCTTTTTAGATGTTGTGCTGTACGGCGCTGAAACTATAGGTTTCTTCGTTGGCTTAGTAATGGGTGTAATTCTGTGGTCAAGTTCTCCAAATACAGGTTTAGCATTTGGTGCGCCATTTATTGGTTTAGGGATGGGGATTTTAGTTAAAGCCTTGGTGATGTTCCCCGACTATAAACAAGCAGCAGAAACCGATATTCTCACCCTGATGTCAGACCCTTACGCCAGTCCGTTGCGTGGACAACCTGCAAAACTTAAAGGTCAACTAATTGGTCGTGGCGACGCTGGTTATAAATTTGGTTCCGATTTAAAAATTCAGGATCGTAGCGGAATGCTTTATCTGCACTACGCCTCACGCTTTGGCCCCATCGGCAATTTTTTGTTTGGGATGAAGCGAGTAAAAAGCTTGATTGGTGAACAAGTGGGGGCGGTGGGTTGGTTCCGTCGGGGTGTTGCACCTTGGATGGATTTGATTCAACTCCAAAGTGAAAATGGCACCATTGTTAACAGTTACCATCGCTTTTGGTCATTCATCCTTGGCGGTGGATCGATTATCCTGGGAATGGTCTTGATTATGTTCTTGAGCAGCTAG
- a CDS encoding transporter substrate-binding domain-containing protein, with translation MMNAIATRFRQIIAERKSPIGRYDRKNKTRRSLVLYTCIGLIGGILALLLIASPGLAQKPQLQQPLLVATRVIPPFVMSNKGELSGFSIDLWRSIANQIGVESKFIEYSSVPEILSAIKDNKANLGIAAISITAERQQNFDFSLPIFAGGLQIMVRNSETNDSAFPNILQLFFSTSLLQVIGVALVLIVVAAHIIWLSERHHKDGMIPQSYFPGIFKACWWAAATLATQADEMPKGVLGRLVGIVWMFIGVLFAAYFTASATTSLTVQQLQGDIKSIDDLPGKVVVTTAGSTAATYLREHKISVLEVSKIEQAYNALQTKKADAVVFDAPVLLFYAANEGKGKVQIVGSILREESYGIILPNNSPYRKPINQALLSLKENGTYQSLYDKWFGAEKS, from the coding sequence ATGATGAATGCGATCGCTACTAGATTTCGCCAAATTATAGCTGAGAGAAAAAGCCCGATTGGCAGATATGACCGTAAAAACAAAACCAGGCGTTCCTTAGTACTGTATACCTGCATAGGATTAATAGGTGGGATTCTGGCATTATTGTTAATAGCATCCCCAGGACTGGCTCAAAAACCACAACTCCAACAACCATTATTAGTAGCTACACGAGTTATACCGCCCTTTGTGATGTCAAACAAAGGTGAATTATCGGGATTCAGTATCGACCTCTGGCGTAGCATCGCCAACCAAATAGGTGTAGAGTCTAAATTTATTGAATATTCCTCTGTGCCGGAAATCCTTTCTGCTATCAAAGACAACAAAGCTAATTTAGGGATTGCAGCTATCTCCATTACAGCCGAACGCCAGCAGAATTTTGATTTCTCATTACCTATTTTTGCTGGGGGGCTGCAAATTATGGTACGAAACTCAGAAACCAACGACAGTGCCTTCCCAAATATTTTGCAATTATTTTTTTCTACTAGCCTCTTGCAGGTAATAGGCGTTGCCCTAGTGTTAATTGTTGTAGCAGCCCACATTATTTGGTTATCTGAGCGCCATCATAAAGATGGGATGATACCCCAATCATACTTTCCTGGCATTTTCAAAGCTTGTTGGTGGGCAGCTGCCACATTAGCAACCCAAGCGGATGAAATGCCCAAAGGAGTACTGGGACGCTTAGTAGGTATTGTCTGGATGTTCATTGGAGTACTTTTTGCCGCCTACTTTACAGCCAGCGCAACTACCTCATTAACAGTACAACAGCTTCAGGGCGATATCAAGAGTATAGACGATTTACCCGGCAAGGTAGTGGTCACAACTGCCGGTAGTACAGCCGCCACATACTTGCGAGAACATAAGATTTCAGTTTTAGAAGTTAGTAAAATTGAGCAAGCTTACAATGCTTTGCAAACCAAAAAAGCTGATGCTGTGGTGTTTGATGCACCTGTACTTCTGTTCTATGCAGCCAACGAAGGCAAAGGGAAAGTACAGATTGTTGGCAGTATCTTGCGTGAAGAAAGCTACGGCATCATTCTGCCTAACAATAGTCCCTACCGCAAACCAATTAATCAGGCTTTGCTGAGTCTCAAAGAAAATGGTACTTATCAATCGCTATATGATAAGTGGTTCGGTGCGGAAAAATCTTGA
- the mazG gene encoding nucleoside triphosphate pyrophosphohydrolase, which yields MENETLAALQELIEVVAKLRSPDGGCPWDLAQTAETLTPFVIEEAYEVVDAIKSGDKGAITEELGDLLLQVVLQAQIASESGQFSLKEVTQGISQKLIRRHPHVFGDVSVTSVDEVRQNWEQIKAAEKGEASPEAQKLSAKLARYGRTLPPLTAAMKISQKAAAIGFEWENIQGVWDKFYEELGEFQQALAEETPERQEAELGDLLFAVIQLARWHNLDPSTALQGTNQRFVQRLEKMEAVVDRPLSDYSLDELEKLWQQAKAQIAKEGSGE from the coding sequence ATGGAAAATGAGACTTTGGCGGCGTTGCAGGAGTTGATTGAGGTGGTGGCGAAGTTGCGATCGCCTGATGGTGGTTGTCCTTGGGATTTGGCTCAAACTGCCGAAACTTTGACGCCCTTTGTGATTGAGGAGGCTTATGAGGTGGTGGATGCGATTAAGAGTGGGGATAAGGGTGCGATCACAGAGGAGTTAGGCGATTTATTATTACAGGTGGTATTGCAAGCCCAAATTGCTAGCGAATCTGGGCAATTTTCTCTTAAAGAAGTAACTCAGGGGATTTCCCAAAAGTTGATTCGCCGTCATCCCCATGTGTTTGGTGACGTGTCGGTGACAAGTGTGGATGAGGTGCGGCAAAATTGGGAACAAATCAAGGCTGCTGAGAAAGGCGAAGCATCTCCAGAGGCGCAAAAACTTAGTGCTAAACTCGCTCGTTATGGGCGCACTCTTCCCCCTCTGACGGCGGCGATGAAGATTTCTCAAAAGGCTGCGGCGATCGGGTTTGAATGGGAAAATATTCAGGGCGTCTGGGATAAGTTTTATGAGGAGTTGGGGGAGTTTCAACAGGCTTTAGCTGAGGAAACTCCAGAACGGCAAGAAGCAGAATTAGGCGATTTACTGTTTGCAGTGATTCAGCTAGCCCGTTGGCATAATCTTGACCCCAGCACCGCTTTGCAAGGCACAAATCAACGCTTTGTCCAACGATTAGAAAAAATGGAGGCAGTTGTTGATCGTCCCCTTTCTGATTACAGTTTGGATGAGTTAGAAAAGTTATGGCAACAGGCAAAAGCTCAAATTGCTAAAGAGGGGAGTGGGGAGTAG
- a CDS encoding metal-binding protein, with the protein MPSGRTHDRITMYALPFVAGFTFWQTRSSNATLLVAGGFLFGGLMFGPDLDIYSVQFQRWGFLRWIWLPYQKSLRHRSFLSHGPIIGTIGRILYLGCLLAILAIFILAIAERLWNLSFTWQDLGGTVGRSLVQYDTEYVALFLGLEFGAMSHSLSDWGGSAYKRFKKQGVRGLLPSGKMKRRKVRGGSRRARVKK; encoded by the coding sequence ATGCCCTCTGGTCGGACGCACGATCGCATTACTATGTATGCTCTGCCGTTCGTGGCGGGCTTTACTTTCTGGCAAACTCGCAGTAGCAATGCAACTTTGTTGGTTGCAGGCGGGTTTCTTTTTGGCGGGCTGATGTTTGGCCCCGATTTAGATATTTACTCTGTACAATTTCAACGTTGGGGTTTCTTGCGCTGGATTTGGCTACCTTATCAAAAAAGTCTGCGGCATCGTTCTTTTTTATCCCACGGGCCGATTATTGGCACGATTGGGCGGATACTTTATCTGGGGTGTTTGTTAGCTATTTTGGCAATTTTCATTTTGGCGATCGCCGAAAGGTTATGGAATCTGAGTTTTACTTGGCAAGATTTGGGGGGAACTGTGGGGCGATCGCTCGTGCAATACGATACTGAATATGTCGCCCTGTTTTTGGGGTTGGAATTCGGTGCAATGAGTCATTCTCTTAGCGATTGGGGGGGGTCGGCTTATAAGCGTTTTAAAAAGCAGGGGGTTCGGGGGTTGCTTCCTAGTGGCAAAATGAAGAGGCGGAAAGTGAGGGGTGGTAGTCGTCGGGCGAGGGTGAAGAAATAA